The proteins below come from a single Leptospiraceae bacterium genomic window:
- a CDS encoding DNA starvation/stationary phase protection protein: protein MKIDIGISDEHRKNIAEGLKSLLSDTYMLYLKTHGYHWNVTGPMFDTLHKMFMAQYTELWNAVDPIAERIRSLGFFAPGTYAEMSKLTNMKEDTEVPKAQAMINNVIIGHETVIRTARKIFDVAEEGKDQATMDLLTQRLDIHEKTAWMLRSLTEQ from the coding sequence ATGAAAATTGATATTGGAATTTCAGATGAACATAGGAAAAATATCGCAGAAGGATTAAAAAGCCTTCTTTCTGATACCTATATGCTGTATTTAAAAACACACGGATATCATTGGAACGTAACAGGTCCAATGTTTGACACTCTGCATAAAATGTTTATGGCACAATACACAGAATTATGGAATGCAGTGGATCCGATTGCAGAAAGAATTCGTTCTCTTGGTTTTTTTGCTCCCGGAACTTATGCTGAAATGAGTAAACTCACTAACATGAAAGAGGATACGGAAGTTCCTAAGGCACAGGCGATGATTAATAATGTAATTATCGGTCACGAAACTGTAATTAGAACGGCCAGAAAAATATTCGATGTAGCGGAAGAAGGCAAAGATCAAGCTACTATGGATTTGCTCACACAGAGATTAGATATTCACGAAAAAACTGCTTGGATGTTACGTTCCCTTACTGAACAGTGA
- a CDS encoding fumarate hydratase has product MPDFFYNDPFPTGEDTTPYKLLTTDYVSTVQFGDREILKVEPAALTFLAQKAMEDVSFFLRPGHLEKVRKILDDPEATDNDKFVATALLRNAVIAAELQLPSCQDTGTGIVVAKKGEYVITGGNDSEALSRGIFNTYVERNLRYSQVIPYTMYEEKNSGSNLPAQIDIYATEGNEYKFLFLAKGGGSANKTYLFQETKALLNPTSLEKFITEKVSNLGTAACPPYHIAIVIGGTSAEMNLKTVKLASTGYLDHLPTSGGKEGFAFRDLELEEKMLIAAQKSGIGAQFGGKYLAHDFRIIRLPRHGASCPVGLGVSCSADRNIKAKITKKGIYLEELEYNPSKFLPKFEQIQTSVEAVHINLNQPMKEILEILTKYPVKTRVMLSGKLVVARDIAHAKLKEKLDKGEPLPEYFKNHPIYYAGPAKTPEGMPSGSFGPTTAGRMDSYVPIFQEKGFSMITLAKGNRSNVVTESCKKNGGFYLGSIGGPAALLAKENIKKVEVLDFPELGMEAVWMIEVENFPAFIVVDDKGNDFFQMLKY; this is encoded by the coding sequence ATGCCTGATTTTTTTTATAACGATCCATTTCCCACAGGAGAAGATACAACTCCATATAAATTATTAACTACCGATTATGTATCGACAGTTCAATTTGGTGATAGAGAAATTTTGAAAGTTGAACCAGCAGCTTTGACTTTCCTTGCTCAAAAAGCTATGGAAGATGTTTCTTTTTTCTTAAGACCCGGGCACCTAGAAAAAGTAAGAAAAATCCTAGATGACCCAGAGGCAACGGATAATGACAAATTTGTCGCTACTGCCTTACTCAGAAATGCTGTTATTGCAGCAGAATTACAACTACCTTCTTGTCAGGATACAGGTACCGGCATTGTAGTTGCCAAAAAAGGAGAATATGTAATAACCGGCGGAAATGATTCAGAAGCATTATCGAGAGGAATATTTAATACGTATGTAGAGAGAAATCTCCGTTATTCGCAAGTCATACCATATACGATGTATGAGGAAAAAAACTCTGGCTCAAACTTACCTGCACAAATTGACATATATGCCACAGAAGGAAATGAATATAAATTTTTATTCCTTGCTAAAGGAGGAGGTTCCGCAAATAAAACATATCTTTTTCAAGAAACAAAAGCATTATTAAATCCAACTTCACTAGAAAAATTCATTACAGAAAAAGTAAGTAACTTAGGAACTGCCGCTTGCCCTCCATATCATATTGCTATCGTTATAGGTGGAACTTCCGCAGAAATGAATTTAAAAACTGTTAAATTAGCTTCAACGGGATATCTAGATCACTTACCTACGAGTGGAGGCAAAGAAGGATTTGCCTTTAGAGATTTAGAATTAGAAGAAAAAATGTTAATAGCAGCTCAAAAATCAGGAATTGGTGCACAGTTTGGCGGGAAATATTTAGCACACGATTTTAGAATTATCAGACTGCCTCGCCATGGCGCATCTTGCCCAGTTGGTCTTGGTGTAAGTTGTAGTGCAGACAGAAACATAAAAGCAAAAATTACAAAAAAAGGAATTTATCTAGAAGAACTTGAATATAACCCATCTAAATTTCTTCCAAAATTTGAACAAATTCAAACTTCAGTAGAAGCCGTACATATTAATTTGAATCAACCCATGAAAGAAATTCTAGAAATTCTAACTAAGTATCCTGTCAAAACAAGGGTCATGCTGAGCGGAAAATTAGTAGTAGCCAGAGATATTGCTCACGCGAAATTAAAAGAGAAATTAGATAAAGGGGAACCTTTACCAGAATATTTTAAAAATCATCCAATTTATTATGCAGGTCCAGCTAAAACACCTGAAGGAATGCCTTCTGGATCTTTCGGACCGACTACGGCAGGACGAATGGACAGTTATGTTCCAATATTTCAAGAAAAGGGTTTTTCCATGATTACACTTGCAAAAGGAAATCGTTCCAATGTTGTAACGGAAAGTTGCAAGAAAAATGGCGGGTTCTATTTAGGCTCTATTGGTGGTCCGGCAGCTCTCCTCGCAAAGGAAAATATTAAAAAAGTAGAAGTTCTAGATTTTCCCGAACTAGGTATGGAAGCCGTGTGGATGATTGAAGTAGAAAATTTTCCGGCCTTTATTGTCGTCGATGACAAAGGAAATGACTTCTTTCAAATGTTAAAATATTAA